One Theropithecus gelada isolate Dixy chromosome 3, Tgel_1.0, whole genome shotgun sequence genomic window carries:
- the SSMEM1 gene encoding serine-rich single-pass membrane protein 1 produces MGDLFSLFWEVDPPPIPLNCAIPNQDYECRKDDSCGTIGNFLLWYFVIVFVLMFFTRASVWMSEDKKDEGSGTSTSVRKASKETSYKWQSKDRAWDPSQTMKKPKQNQLTPVTNSEVALVNAYLEQRRARRQSQFNEVNQNQHDSDTTECGSEESNSEASSWKESESEHHPSPDSIKRRKMAQRQRNLGSYQMSERHCLHCKAMRTNEWLVHHSQQKASVTPPMKGDSPEESSISDINTKFSKF; encoded by the exons ATGGGAgaccttttttccttattttgggAGGTAGATCCTCCCCCCATACCTTTAAATTGTGCCATTCCAAATCAGGATTATGAATGCCGGAAGGATGACTCTTGTGGGACCATAGGGAACTTCCTGCTTTGGTATTTTGTCATTGTATTTGTCCTGATGTTCTTCACTAGGGCTTCTGTCTGG ATGTCTGAGGATAAAAAGGATGAAGGCAGTGGGACAAGTACTTCAGTAAGGAAAG CAAGCAAAGAGACTTCCTACAAGTGGCAAAGCAAAGACCGTGCCTGGGATCCCTCACAGACAATGAAGAAACCAAAGCAGAACCAACTTACTCCTGTAACGAACTCAGAAGTGGCTTTGGTCAATGCCTATCTTGAGCAAAGACGAGCCAGGCGCCAGTCTCAGTTCAATGAGGTGAACCAGAACCAACATGACAGTGATACTACGGAGTGTGGCAGTGAAGAATCTAACTCAGAAGCCTCCTCATGGAAGGAGAGTGAAAGTGAACACCACCCATCACCAGACAGTATTAAGAGGAGAAAAATGGCTCAGAGGCAAAGGAATCTGGGAAGTTACCAAATGAGTGAAAGGCACTGCCTGCACTGCAAAGCCATGAGAACCAATGAATGGTTGGTGCACCATTCCCAACAAAAGGCTTCAGTAACACCGCCAATGAAAGGAGACAGTCCGGAGGAAAGTTCCATATCTGACATTAACACGAAATTtagtaaattttga